The window GAGGTTGTCATCATACCGGATACAAATCAGGAGATGCAAAATTCTGAACTCCCATTTGATATAACTGAAAATCATGATAGTTGTCTGAGTACCATTATTGAAAATGGTAGTTGTGATAGCTGTTCAAATAATACTCCTGAACCAGAAACCATGGGAGGATTTCCAGAAAGGGATAGCAACCTAAATAAAGAGTTGCCTATACTTCATAAAGTAAATGGGGTGTTATGCCCTCAAAATGACTTTGACATTATGGACCAAGCAGGTAACTTCAAGTGTCCTGCTAATGGCTGTATTAGAGTCTTTAAAAAGATAagatttctgaataaacatgcccGGAAAGCTCACCCCTCTGATTTGAAGGTGCAAGAACACATAATGAAGTCTAACAAAGGAAAATGTCGCTTCTGTCAGAGAAAATTTTTTGATTCTCAACATTTTATTGATCATCTAAAGCAGCATGTTTAtccaaatgtttatttttgtttacacTTTAACTGTAATCAGAGATTTAAGCTATCCACAGAACTTGCGGAGCATATAAAAAGCCACAGTGAGTTTAAAGCTCAGTGTAACTTTGCACAGTGCGGTAAGCTTTTTGAAGATCTTTCGTTGCTGTATGAGCATGAAGCTCAGCATTATTCCAACAAAACTGGTCCTTCGGAAGAAGCTGATGAAAacaattcttcagatactacTTTGGAATCCCAGTGTAGCATTCAGGAAAGTAGTAATAGTAAAAAGGAGACTGTAATAGACTTGCCAGTTCCAACATGGAAAGCGAGGAAAGATTCTACAGAACCAAAGACTTACATTCAGAGTGAGAAGAAAATTAATAGTGTAATTCCGAATGGGAATGAAAATGCATGTGAAGGTACTGCTACAGTGGTGAACTTGATAGACCAAAAGATACCTGCAGTAGAgccaaattcagagaactgtaaTGTTACTGACCAACTAGTCAATGGCTATGGTGAACTGGAACAGACTTCTTCAGCACCCCTAGATACTGATTCAGAAAGTGTGATTGACAAAACAAGGACAGAAAATGGATCTGTTCTGCCTGTTTTACAGAACTCTCCTGATACACCACCCAACAGTGTTGCTACAGTCTCTCAATTGCCTTCCAAACCAAATCTAATAACAGAAAATACTTCATATGGCTTAATTTTAACAAAGCCTTTTGTTAGACCATTGCCGCCAAGTTACCTGGATGAGCGATACATTAGCATGCCAAAACGTAGAAAAACTGTGACTGACAAAGTAGATACCCATTCAGAACAAGATAAAACTAGTAGCAAATCGGAAAGGTTAAGATGCAGCAAATGCCTGACCACCTACTGTAATTCAGAAGCACTTGAGCTTCACCTTGCACAAAAGAAATGTCGGACACTCTTTGGATTCGATTCAGATGATGAAAGTAAGTTTTGAAATACTAGGTCCGTGTATAGTTGTAAAAGCATTAGACAAGATACAGTGAAAAGAAGCAAGTGCCAGACAAATATGGAAAATGAGTGCTGTACATTTAAGGAGAAATGAATCCAAAATGTTAGGGTAGATAGATGCAAGAAACAATTGAATATAAGCTGTCAGATTTAGAATATAATATAGGCAAGCAAGTTAGTTTGAGTGCTTTTTAAAACACAGTATTCTGTACTTGTTAAGTAGCTGAATTCCAGTATAAAACAAGAATACAGAATACTGTATTGTGTATACTGTAAACATAATAATGTAATATTTGTTCACAGGTGCCTGATCAAATGTTGTGAGAAGATTTCTCAGTGAAGAGTGATGTGGTGGAGCACTACAATATTCTGCATCAGTTATCTTTCCCTTGTTGGCCTTAATTATAAAGAAGTCTGAAGTTACTAAAGAAAATCATGATCTTGCTCAGTCAAAGTATACTTGGGTCAGATCTAAGTGACTGTAGGAACTGCAGAATTTGAGTCCAGAAAAACTGTGTTAAAGCCCCCAAAGTACCAGTAATCTAGAAGCCACAAGTTCCTACATGAAGTTCCAGTGTAAGTAAGTTCAAAGTGCAGTAACATACTGAGTGGAAACTAGGGAGAAACGAAAGTGGTACATGCCTCTTTCAGATGTGCACAGTCAAAGGAAGAATGTCTATATTATAACAACTATTTTGAGTCATTCTATTAAATGTCCATATGCATAAAGCCCAGTCAATTAAAAGTTCATCTGTTTGTAGAGGTTGATTATTCTTAGCATTGGCATTTGGCTTATATTGTACTTTGGAAAGAGAACTCATGAATGTAACAGAAGATCAGAACATGGCCATATCCTGGTAAAAATGTTAAGGCATACAAAACATGGAAGCATGTCTTAATCTAATATTTCAAAACACAAGTAATTAAACTTCTTTCAAATGtaccaactttcctttttttttcaatACCTGACCCATAGATGACATCTATAAAGAATGCAGGAAAAGTGAAAATTATTGAAGTACAGTGTTGGATACATGCAGTTTGAGGCTTCATATGCTATTGAAGACAGCTGAACTTGACCTGGaatataaaatgattttttattcaaaGTAGTTATTATGTTGGTATGGTTGATATCTTGAAAGACCAGTTTCCTCTATAAAATGAGTtacttggcttttttttttttaaagatacagttCCAACTTTTCTAGAGTCCCACAAGATTCAAAGTAGATTGTCAATCCTAGGAATAAAAGCACTTGGCAAAATAACTTCATACTTGGTGAAAGAGCAGGGAATTAGACAAATATATCCATATTGCAATCAGTATAGGAAGATATAATTATCTTTATGAAACAGTTGCTTTTTCTGAAAGATTATTGAAATGTATTTCTTTACAAAATTTGTGGTAAATTTTTTAGGACTCACTGTTTCTTTAGCTAACTGAATACCTGTAAGGACAATTCGCACTGTGCCTTGAGAGGTGAAGCTTTAACCATCCTCATTCATAACATAGTATATGTAAAGACAGAGCATTCAGATACAAAAGAAGATCCAAACCaatattttcttgaataaatcaaTATGCAAATTTTTCATTTCATGAAAGGTCACATGTCAAGAGACTTTGCTAACCACAGATATTTTGGATACATTTATTTGGGTGGAGTAGCATGTTTCAAAGCATTGAATGATGGTGTGTGAGTTAACAACACAATTTTAGGCATTTCAACTTGTTGATCAGGTTCACGTAGTTACCTCTTCTCATCCATAAAATAAGGGTATTtcagtgttaaaaacaaaacctccATAATCAAATCTAGCCAAATGGGGGGAAAAGGATGGAATTATGATCCCACACAAACATGCTTGTACTCTAAAACTATCATTTAGTggaggcttcctcaaactcggccctccagatgttttgggactacaattcccatcatccctgaccactggtcctgctagctagagatcatgggagttgtaagccaaaaacatctggagggccgaggttgaggaagtgtGATTTAGCGTATTGGACACCAAAGTATGTGTTTAACCTTTGCATGCATTTGAGGTTATTGACTTGGATCCATATTTTTGTTGAGCCATAGGTATTACTTAATCTACacttattaattgccttctaaaccaccgtctcagtggtttacacagaataatttaaaacagttaaaaacacaaaaacagaaaatacagttAAGACAATACTAAAACCCTAACAAGTGGGCCCTCATACCAAAGCCCCAGCTAGAGGAGCCGGCTGGAACAAAAATGGCTTCAGCCGTTTCTGGTAAGTGCAGATAGCGGCCatctgtcatatctcaacaggaaGGCTATTTCACAGAACAGGCAGCCACGTTAAGAGCTCTGCTCTGAGTTAATGTGGAGCAGGCTTCTGAAATCTTTGTAGGAGGAACTCTGATCTACTGGCTGTATACAAGATAAGGCGGTTTCTCGAGTAAActggtcctgagctgtataggGACTTTTATGTCAataccaacaccttgaacttggc of the Lacerta agilis isolate rLacAgi1 chromosome 4, rLacAgi1.pri, whole genome shotgun sequence genome contains:
- the ZNF654 gene encoding zinc finger protein 654 isoform X2; this encodes MALIKSCMNHPDISKDLYFDQAFFMCLYMSPLEDQLFQEHLLRTDCKNGTEIICNIAKEGKTALALYLCESFLIPQLKKGEMYCIWELIFIWSKLQLKSNPSKQVFVEQCYHLLRIATNIRVIFPFMKVIRDEVGKEGLQICVEICGSALQLDLRDDPKMKCLIYKTIAHFLPNDLEIVRICALSVFFLERTLESYSTVEHLYKCADEEFNDQTSSVQNRVRFELLPILKKGLFFDPEFWNFLMIKQNCLALLKEKASVDLNKPTPGHSSAHVSKTRRGLRGDQACIADVNNTELEHDNPSGAHDNSKKNHITLGSSKVDHNVPRHRCVLCNREFLGGHIVRHAQAHQKKGSFSCVMCRRKFRQKGVMLKHLKNHIKKMTRHHLAVTCHDQETPNVNEINCADTGVTTENGKSEICKDSKVEVVIIPDTNQEMQNSELPFDITENHDSCLSTIIENGSCDSCSNNTPEPETMGGFPERDSNLNKELPILHKVNGVLCPQNDFDIMDQAGNFKCPANGCIRVFKKIRFLNKHARKAHPSDLKVQEHIMKSNKGKCRFCQRKFFDSQHFIDHLKQHVYPNVYFCLHFNCNQRFKLSTELAEHIKSHSEFKAQCNFAQCGKLFEDLSLLYEHEAQHYSNKTGPSEEADENNSSDTTLESQCSIQESSNSKKETVIDLPVPTWKARKDSTEPKTYIQSEKKINSVIPNGNENACEGTATVVNLIDQKIPAVEPNSENCNVTDQLVNGYGELEQTSSAPLDTDSESVIDKTRTENGSVLPVLQNSPDTPPNSVATVSQLPSKPNLITENTSYGLILTKPFVRPLPPSYLDERYISMPKRRKTVTDKVDTHSEQDKTSSKSERLRCSKCLTTYCNSEALELHLAQKKCRTLFGFDSDDESA
- the ZNF654 gene encoding zinc finger protein 654 isoform X1, which gives rise to MALIKSCMNHPDISKDLYFDQAFFMCLYMSPLEDQLFQEHLLRTDCKNGTEIICNIAKEGKTALALYLCESFLIPQLKKGEMYCIWELIFIWSKLQLKSNPSKQVFVEQCYHLLRIATNIRVIFPFMKVIRDEVGKEGLQICVEICGSALQLDLRDDPKMKCLIYKTIAHFLPNDLEIVRICALSVFFLERTLESYSTVEHLYKCADEEFNDQTSSVQNRVRFELLPILKKGLFFDPEFWNFLMIKQNCLALLKEKASVDLNKPTPGHSSAHVSKTRRGLRGDQACIADVNNTELEHDNPSGAHDNSKKNHITLGSSKVDHNVPRHRCVLCNREFLGGHIVRHAQAHQKKGSFSCVMCRRKFRQKGVMLKHLKNHIKKMTRHHLAVTCHDQETPNVNEINCADTGVTTENGKSEICKDSKVEVVIIPDTNQEMQNSELPFDITENHDSCLSTIIENGSCDSCSNNTPEPETMGGFPERDSNLNKELPILHKVNGVLCPQNDFDIMDQAGNFKCPANGCIRVFKKIRFLNKHARKAHPSDLKVQEHIMKSNKGKCRFCQRKFFDSQHFIDHLKQHVYPNVYFCLHFNCNQRFKLSTELAEHIKSHSEFKAQCNFAQCGKLFEDLSLLYEHEAQHYSNKTGPSEEADENNSSDTTLESQCSIQESSNSKKETVIDLPVPTWKARKDSTEPKTYIQSEKKINSVIPNGNENACEGTATVVNLIDQKIPAVEPNSENCNVTDQLVNGYGELEQTSSAPLDTDSESVIDKTRTENGSVLPVLQNSPDTPPNSVATVSQLPSKPNLITENTSYGLILTKPFVRPLPPSYLDERYISMPKRRKTVTDKVDTHSEQDKTSSKSERLRCSKCLTTYCNSEALELHLAQKKCRTLFGFDSDDESKF